The uncultured Cohaesibacter sp. genome segment GGGAGCGGCTTGAAGGTAATCCTCATAACAGGAATTTTAGTCTGATTCGCGGCGGTTGCGGATCGACAGGCCCAGAAACACGCCCTGAAAAGCGTTAACTGCTTGCAGGTTACTCTCTGTTTGAAGGTCAGGGGATGGCCGAAGCGGTGAAGGGTGTGACAGCTTTCGAGGATGCAATGACTGGTATCGACACGCTTTCTTCCATGGACCTTGCTGCGCTTCTGTGCAGCCGCGTTTGCCATGACATCATCAATCCGGTTGGTGCGATTGCCAATGGTCTGGAAGTACTTGAGGAAGACAATGGCGAGGAAATGCGTACCTTCGCCATGGAGCTGATTGTCAAAAGCACCAGAACGGCCTCGGCAAAACTGCAATTTGCCCGTTTGGCTTTCGGTGCTGCCGGTTCTGCGGGGGCCGAAATTGATACGGGTAACGCAGAAAGCGTTGCGCGCAACTTCATGGCCGGAGAGAAAGCGGACCTTGAGTGGGATGGCCCGCAGGTTTTGATGCCGAAAAATCTTGTCAAGCTGTTGCTTAATCTGGTGCTGATCGGCGGGTCGACCATTCCGCGTGGCGGCGTGATCAAGGTCACATGGGACGGGGATGCCCGTTATCCAACCTTCCGTCTGGTCTGCGAGGGCAAGCATGCCCGTATCCCGGCACAACTTGATCGGTTGCTGCGCGGGCGCCCGGCCGATGATCAGGGCATCGATTCCCATTCAATCCAGCCTTATTACACCGGTCTTCTGGCACGTGAGAGCAAGATGGATCTGTCATTTGATTGGCAGG includes the following:
- a CDS encoding histidine phosphotransferase family protein, which codes for MTGIDTLSSMDLAALLCSRVCHDIINPVGAIANGLEVLEEDNGEEMRTFAMELIVKSTRTASAKLQFARLAFGAAGSAGAEIDTGNAESVARNFMAGEKADLEWDGPQVLMPKNLVKLLLNLVLIGGSTIPRGGVIKVTWDGDARYPTFRLVCEGKHARIPAQLDRLLRGRPADDQGIDSHSIQPYYTGLLARESKMDLSFDWQDDVITIEAKPVHIPSQDEMIGVAVPSETAG